Proteins from one Gimesia maris genomic window:
- a CDS encoding pilus assembly protein TadG-related protein: MPDRRYANQTGLKQQNHRRGAIAVFTAIMLVPLLGMVAFAVDYGYLLKKRADLQRAADAAVLAAVRDLIPDANGTQDLSKVRATLRQYADLNIGEIEGFQVLDSDIQIGRYNPESVYDNFTILDWGTFDTVRVTLRFDTQANSPVSLFFARLLGINESDLNATSTAILQKGSLLAPGVGVMPFTIPKAQWDSTEPGEVWTIYGDGRLEDNIGAEIPGNWGTCDIGKSYNSTSDIRDQIEVGLRQEDLDALAAEGRNDSTEYIDSARPLYLNGDPGISSGMKSAVMAAEGKTKLIPVYDSVMGNGSGVEFHVIGWAVCEVIDSHWGGDKNTYVKIKKSYTYDGFLRPNTDLRVTDGVVDGAFAAAALVQ; this comes from the coding sequence ATGCCGGATCGAAGGTATGCGAATCAAACGGGACTGAAACAACAAAATCATCGCCGGGGAGCCATTGCTGTATTTACTGCGATCATGCTGGTTCCTCTGCTGGGAATGGTCGCGTTCGCGGTTGACTATGGCTATCTACTTAAGAAGCGGGCCGACCTGCAACGCGCCGCAGATGCTGCAGTGCTGGCGGCAGTACGGGATTTGATTCCCGATGCAAATGGGACTCAGGACCTGTCAAAAGTGCGGGCGACACTGCGTCAGTATGCGGATTTGAACATCGGAGAAATTGAGGGATTTCAGGTGCTCGATTCTGATATTCAGATCGGACGCTACAATCCCGAATCAGTCTATGATAACTTTACAATTCTCGACTGGGGCACCTTTGATACCGTGCGGGTCACGCTCCGCTTTGACACACAGGCAAACTCACCTGTATCACTGTTTTTCGCCCGGTTGCTGGGAATTAATGAATCAGACCTGAATGCCACTTCGACGGCAATCCTGCAGAAAGGGAGTCTGCTGGCGCCCGGTGTCGGTGTCATGCCATTCACGATTCCCAAAGCACAGTGGGATTCCACAGAGCCGGGCGAAGTCTGGACAATTTATGGCGATGGCAGACTGGAAGATAATATTGGAGCAGAAATACCTGGCAACTGGGGGACCTGTGACATCGGCAAGTCCTACAACAGTACTTCCGACATCCGGGATCAGATTGAAGTCGGATTACGCCAGGAAGACCTGGATGCACTTGCTGCAGAAGGACGAAATGATTCGACCGAATATATCGACAGTGCCCGGCCATTGTATCTGAATGGTGATCCGGGAATCTCAAGTGGTATGAAGTCGGCTGTCATGGCTGCGGAAGGGAAGACGAAGTTGATTCCCGTTTATGATTCCGTCATGGGAAATGGGAGTGGTGTGGAATTCCATGTGATCGGCTGGGCCGTGTGTGAGGTTATCGATTCCCATTGGGGGGGAGATAAAAACACTTATGTGAAGATTAAAAAATCTTACACCTATGATGGGTTTTTAAGGCCGAACACGGATTTGCGTGTGACCGATGGTGTGGTCGATGGTGCTTTTGCCGCTGCGGCTCTTGTACAATAA
- a CDS encoding TadE/TadG family type IV pilus assembly protein: MYEHQKRKIQKSYSERRGVAAVESALVVPLLVMIAMGTMDVSQYVNVAQLVNDASYEGARRASQNNVKNQSEVEQSVLNYFTSQFPNQASGEIGSALTVNVRDYLEANIPNGNLETVPSGSAVSVQVIFQFNSVRWLSGFAGLNGVSIETTTVMRRE, translated from the coding sequence ATGTACGAACATCAAAAACGCAAAATACAGAAATCGTATTCCGAACGCCGTGGAGTGGCGGCAGTAGAATCAGCCTTAGTAGTACCACTTTTAGTCATGATCGCCATGGGGACGATGGATGTCAGTCAATATGTGAATGTGGCGCAACTGGTCAATGATGCTTCATACGAAGGGGCACGTCGTGCTTCTCAAAATAACGTGAAAAATCAGTCCGAAGTTGAGCAGTCGGTGCTGAATTATTTTACCAGCCAGTTTCCCAATCAGGCTTCGGGAGAAATCGGCAGTGCATTAACCGTAAACGTGCGTGATTACTTAGAGGCAAACATTCCAAATGGAAATCTGGAAACGGTTCCCTCCGGTTCCGCGGTTTCTGTGCAGGTTATCTTTCAGTTCAATTCAGTACGCTGGCTGTCTGGTTTTGCCGGACTGAATGGCGTTTCCATTGAAACGACAACTGTCATGCGTCGCGAATAA
- a CDS encoding TadE family protein: MQRLQLSKRRLLCSNSPRGTTLVEMAVVFPLFILLVFGLVEFVRMGMVKQALSDAARAGCRRAALTSTLTHEDAEATIRRFLQSAISNSQDVEKCRVTITPENLSGMTSGVEITARVEVNYSDISWLVPGFLQNTVLQGQAIMKRE, translated from the coding sequence ATGCAAAGACTTCAGCTTTCGAAACGCCGTCTGCTTTGCTCGAATTCACCGCGCGGAACGACTCTGGTTGAGATGGCGGTAGTTTTTCCTCTCTTTATTCTCCTTGTGTTCGGGCTGGTAGAATTTGTTCGCATGGGAATGGTCAAACAGGCTCTCTCCGATGCCGCCCGGGCGGGATGCCGCCGCGCAGCACTGACCAGTACGCTGACTCACGAAGATGCCGAGGCGACAATCCGCAGATTTCTACAGTCCGCAATATCCAATTCCCAGGATGTCGAAAAATGTCGCGTCACAATCACTCCTGAAAATCTGTCCGGAATGACATCCGGAGTCGAAATCACAGCCCGAGTAGAAGTGAACTACTCGGATATTTCATGGTTAGTTCCTGGTTTCCTGCAAAATACTGTATTGCAGGGACAGGCAATTATGAAGCGGGAATGA